In a single window of the Streptococcus ilei genome:
- a CDS encoding ECF transporter S component: MTNTRKLTLVAVLSALSFLLMFYQLSIGIDFLKVDFSTIPILLALVLLDLKSSFVVILIRSVLKLVLNGRGAETLVGLPINIIGVLVFVLAFAVIWNKKKNTRRFVIASLVGTVGLTISMLLVNYYYAIPLYAKFVGFDIAKMVGVEKYLLSMVVPFNLIEGLIWAVTFWMVYTVVQPLLKIYEK, encoded by the coding sequence ATGACAAATACTCGTAAACTGACCCTAGTGGCTGTTTTATCTGCACTTTCTTTTCTATTGATGTTTTATCAACTATCAATAGGGATTGATTTTTTAAAGGTTGACTTTAGTACGATTCCAATCTTACTCGCCTTAGTTTTGTTAGATTTGAAGAGCTCATTTGTGGTGATTTTGATTCGATCTGTTCTCAAGTTAGTTCTGAATGGTCGAGGAGCTGAGACCTTGGTGGGCTTACCGATTAATATCATTGGTGTTTTAGTCTTTGTCTTAGCATTTGCAGTCATTTGGAATAAGAAAAAAAACACAAGGCGATTTGTGATAGCTAGTCTAGTTGGGACAGTTGGTTTAACCATTTCCATGCTCCTAGTTAATTATTATTATGCCATCCCCCTCTATGCTAAATTTGTTGGTTTTGACATAGCGAAGATGGTCGGAGTTGAAAAGTATCTTCTCAGTATGGTTGTTCCCTTTAATCTAATAGAAGGACTGATTTGGGCTGTTACCTTCTGGATGGTTTACACCGTCGTACAGCCCCTACTTAAAATCTATGAAAAATAA
- a CDS encoding tRNA (cytidine(34)-2'-O)-methyltransferase: protein MNIEELAYTETKSKNHVVLYQPQIPQNTGNIARTCAATNAPLHIIRPMAFPIDDRKMKRAGLDYWDKLDVRFYDSLDEFMEAAAGGKVHLVSKFADRTYSEVAYNDNAEHYFIFGREDKGLPEDFMRLHAEKAIRIPMNDEHVRSLNVSNTVCMIVYEALRQQEFSGLELVHQYEGDKLK from the coding sequence ATGAATATTGAAGAATTAGCTTATACAGAAACCAAATCAAAAAACCATGTAGTTCTCTATCAACCTCAAATTCCTCAAAATACAGGGAATATCGCTCGCACTTGTGCAGCCACCAATGCCCCTCTCCACATCATCCGTCCTATGGCCTTTCCCATTGATGATCGAAAGATGAAACGGGCTGGACTAGATTATTGGGATAAGTTGGATGTTCGCTTCTATGACAGCCTAGATGAATTTATGGAAGCTGCGGCTGGAGGAAAGGTTCACCTAGTCTCAAAATTTGCTGATCGAACCTATTCTGAAGTAGCCTACAATGATAATGCAGAACATTATTTCATCTTTGGTCGTGAGGACAAGGGTCTACCAGAGGATTTTATGCGGCTCCATGCTGAAAAGGCGATTCGGATTCCGATGAATGATGAGCATGTCAGAAGCTTGAATGTCTCCAATACCGTTTGCATGATTGTCTACGAAGCCCTCAGACAACAAGAATTTTCTGGATTAGAGCTGGTCCATCAGTATGAGGGAGACAAGTTGAAGTAG